A single region of the Malaclemys terrapin pileata isolate rMalTer1 chromosome 2, rMalTer1.hap1, whole genome shotgun sequence genome encodes:
- the C2H8orf76 gene encoding uncharacterized protein C8orf76 homolog isoform X3, whose protein sequence is MVPVGHLLLARLSRGHSSQGFIRSGTGGALAGDSVAKEAGLRRRWSWRWGSGSNSRIRCSPGAGTGAGAAAARPTPPSAASLRGKKSENDCECNIFKIQKTKNVNQEIEKFRFLLYLLTIHFSLPVLKWFCEDANSEDDVEILTAKKFRGDLAYRQQEFQKALYEYSSCLLLLPSSNVAMRRDVQEGQARCLAHLGRHKEALDIAEKLRNGATNTDHLTTVLNLQFAIYCHLKNIEKKITCLQQLISLHPFNPWNWKLLAEAYMSFLQTLPPSFISEMKLVQCKDCTAIDQVFQTSPGLFGKEMNLQCHKTLSGREDVWSTLSIKTTRDNSVSYSDSHMVEGSLHITEECETRDKMKHATFEFWGQEALKDVWIKACASFVRTSRHFSELAAYLH, encoded by the exons ATGGTCCCCGTGGGGCACCTCCTTCTGGCTAGGCTCAGCAGGGGACACTCTAGCCAGGGCTTTATCCGTTCCGGGACGGGGGGCGCTCTAGCCGGAGACTCTGTGGCCAAGGAGGCCGGTTTGCGGAGGCGATGGAGCTGGCGCTGGGGTTCGGGTTCGAATTCGAGGATTCGATGTTCGCCCGGAGCAGGGACAGGGGCCGGGGCGGCGGCTGCGCGGCCTACACCGCCAAGCGCTGCGAGCCTCAG ggggaaaaaaagcgaAAATGACTGTGAatgcaacatttttaaaattcagaaaacCAAGAATGTGAATCAGGAAATTGAAAAGTTTAGATTTCTACTCTATTTGTTGACTATACACTTCAGCCTGCCAGTACTTAAG TGGTTTTGTGAGGATGCAAACAGCGAGGACGATGTTGAAATTCTAACTGCCAAAAAATTCAGAGGTGATTTGGCATACAGACAACAAGAGTTTCAG AAAGCCCTGTATGAGTACTCGAGCTGCTTGCTACTGTTACCTTCCAGTAACGTTGCAATGAGAAGAGATGTCCAAGAGGGCCAGGCTCGGTGTTTAGCTCACCTAGGAAGGCACAAGGAGGCTCTGGATATCGCAGAAAAACTG AGAAATGGGGCAACTAACACAGATCATTTAACAACTGTCCTCAACCTGCAGTTTGCCATTTATTGTCACCTGAAAAATATAGAGAAAAAGATCACATGCCTACAGCAACTGATTTCCTTACATCCTTTTAACCCATGGAACTGGAAGCTACTTGCTGAGGCTTATATGAGCTTTTTACAGACTCTGCCTCCGTCATTCATTTCAGAAATGAAACTTGTTCAATGCAAAGATTGTACTGCAATTGACCAAGTTTTCCAAACCTCACCAGGACTGTTTGGAAAAGAAATGAACCTTCAATGTCACAAAACGCTCAGCGGGAGAGAAGACGTTTGGTCAACACTTTCTATAAAAACAACCAGAGACAACTCAGTATCTTACAGTGATAGCCACATGGTAGAGGGATCCCTCCATATCACAGAAGAATGTGAAACACGGGACAAAATGAAACATGCTACCTTTGAGTTCTGGGGACAGGAAGCATTGAAAGATGTTTGGATAAAGGCATGTGCCTCCTTTGTTAGAACAAG
- the C2H8orf76 gene encoding uncharacterized protein C8orf76 homolog isoform X2, whose product MVPVGHLLLARLSRGHSSQGFIRSGTGGALAGDSVAKEAGLRRRWSWRWGSGSNSRIRCSPGAGTGAGAAAARPTPPSAASLRGKKSENDCECNIFKIQKTKNVNQEIEKFRFLLYLLTIHFSLPVLKWFCEDANSEDDVEILTAKKFRGDLAYRQQEFQKALYEYSSCLLLLPSSNVAMRRDVQEGQARCLAHLGRHKEALDIAEKLRNGATNTDHLTTVLNLQFAIYCHLKNIEKKITCLQQLISLHPFNPWNWKLLAEAYMSFLQTLPPSFISEMKLVQCKDCTAIDQVFQTSPGLFGKEMNLQCHKTLSGREDVWSTLSIKTTRDNSVSYSDSHMVEGSLHITEECETRDKMKHATFEFWGQEALKDVWIKACASFVRTSDISICSKMLLSC is encoded by the exons ATGGTCCCCGTGGGGCACCTCCTTCTGGCTAGGCTCAGCAGGGGACACTCTAGCCAGGGCTTTATCCGTTCCGGGACGGGGGGCGCTCTAGCCGGAGACTCTGTGGCCAAGGAGGCCGGTTTGCGGAGGCGATGGAGCTGGCGCTGGGGTTCGGGTTCGAATTCGAGGATTCGATGTTCGCCCGGAGCAGGGACAGGGGCCGGGGCGGCGGCTGCGCGGCCTACACCGCCAAGCGCTGCGAGCCTCAG ggggaaaaaaagcgaAAATGACTGTGAatgcaacatttttaaaattcagaaaacCAAGAATGTGAATCAGGAAATTGAAAAGTTTAGATTTCTACTCTATTTGTTGACTATACACTTCAGCCTGCCAGTACTTAAG TGGTTTTGTGAGGATGCAAACAGCGAGGACGATGTTGAAATTCTAACTGCCAAAAAATTCAGAGGTGATTTGGCATACAGACAACAAGAGTTTCAG AAAGCCCTGTATGAGTACTCGAGCTGCTTGCTACTGTTACCTTCCAGTAACGTTGCAATGAGAAGAGATGTCCAAGAGGGCCAGGCTCGGTGTTTAGCTCACCTAGGAAGGCACAAGGAGGCTCTGGATATCGCAGAAAAACTG AGAAATGGGGCAACTAACACAGATCATTTAACAACTGTCCTCAACCTGCAGTTTGCCATTTATTGTCACCTGAAAAATATAGAGAAAAAGATCACATGCCTACAGCAACTGATTTCCTTACATCCTTTTAACCCATGGAACTGGAAGCTACTTGCTGAGGCTTATATGAGCTTTTTACAGACTCTGCCTCCGTCATTCATTTCAGAAATGAAACTTGTTCAATGCAAAGATTGTACTGCAATTGACCAAGTTTTCCAAACCTCACCAGGACTGTTTGGAAAAGAAATGAACCTTCAATGTCACAAAACGCTCAGCGGGAGAGAAGACGTTTGGTCAACACTTTCTATAAAAACAACCAGAGACAACTCAGTATCTTACAGTGATAGCCACATGGTAGAGGGATCCCTCCATATCACAGAAGAATGTGAAACACGGGACAAAATGAAACATGCTACCTTTGAGTTCTGGGGACAGGAAGCATTGAAAGATGTTTGGATAAAGGCATGTGCCTCCTTTGTTAGAACAAG